In Spirochaeta thermophila DSM 6578, the DNA window ATCTGCGAGACCTGGGCCTCGGAGAACTCCTGGCCCATGGCCTCGAGGGTCTGCACCTGCATCCTCACCAGAGCCTCAGCGTAGGCGGGGTGGGTCATCACCGGCACCAGGAGCGCCGTGATCACCATGGCGAGAAGGGCACAGATCAGGGTGGGCATCCCCACCTTCGTCCCGGTGGAGATCATCTTGAACCCGTTGAATGGATCGAAGAGCACCGATTTCCACGATTTCCACATGGTCCACTCCTTTTTGTGTTCTACCAAGCTAGGACAGTATATCAAATCTATCACGGAAACACCGCCCCGTCAAGGGATCAGGTTGCATTCTCCCCCGGTTGGGAGATCCTGTCAACTTCCCTTGTCAGTACCCAACAACTGGACTATGCTTGTAGTAAAGGAGCCGATCGTGTCCTTCTTCAAGGAGGTGCTCTTCAACCTCTCCCTCATCCTGGCCCTCACAGGGCTCTCCGAGCTCCTCGCCCGCCGATGGCTCCCCTTGCATCCCTCCGGAAAGGTCCTCCAGGGTCTCCTCTTCGGCGCCGTCACCCTGGTGGGCATGACATTCCCTGCGCACCTCGCCCCTGGCGTCATCTTCGACGGCCGCTCGATCCTCATCAGCCTCTGCGCCTTCCTCATGGGCCCCCTCTCCGGCGCCCTCACCGCCGTGCCCGCCGCACTCTATCGCATCGTCCTTGGAGGGCCGGGCGCCCCCACCGGCGTGCTCGTCATCCTCTCCTCCTACCTCCTGGGAATCCTGGGCCGGGATCTCATCAGGCGGTACCACCTCTCCTACTCCCTCACCTCCATAGGTATCCTGGCCCTGTCCGTGCACGTGGTGATGCTCCTCCTCATGTTCACCCTCCCGGGACCGCTCGTGTATCCCACCATCGGCGCCATCTGGGAGGCGGTGCTCCTCGCCTATCCACTCGCGGAACTCGCAACAGGGTCCATCCTCCTCGACCACCTCCTGGTGCGAAAGTCCACACGGGAGGCGCAGGCGGCCCTCACCCTCCACCTCACCACCCTCAAGAGCATAGGGGATGCGGTGATCGTGACCGACCCGGAGGGGAGGGTCCTCTTCCTCAACCCCGTGGCCGAACGTCTCACGGGCTGGCGCACCGAGGAGGCCGTGGGGCGGCCCGTCGACGACGTCTTCGTCATCGTGAACGAGGAGACGGGCGAGGCCGCCCCATCGCCCGTGGAACGCGTACTCGAGGAAGGGATGGTGGTGGGGCTCGCCAACCACACCGTACTCCTCGCCCGCGACGGCCGTACCATCCCCATCGCCGACAGCGGGGCACCCATCCGCACCGAAGGGGGAACGATCCTGGGCGTGGTCCTGGTCTTCAGGGATCAGAGTGCGGAGCGTGCCTACATCGCGGCACTCAAGGAAAGTGAGGAGAGACTCCGTCTGGTCTTCGAGACCTTCCCCGAGGCCGTGGCCATCAACCGGGCGAGCGACGGACGGTACGTGGACGTGAACGAAGGTTTCACCTCCATCACCGGCTACACCCGGGAGGAGCTCATAGGGAAGTCCTCGCTCGAGCTCTCCATATGGAAGGAACCGGCGGATCGTGCCCGCCTCGTGGAGCAGCTCCAGAAGGAGGGCATCGTCCGCACCTTCCAGGCACCCTTCACCATGAAGGACGGGTCGGTACGACAGGGACTCATGTCCGCCGCCCTCATGGACCTGAACGGCGAGCCCCACATCCTCTCCATCACGCGGGACATCACCCCTCTCAAGAAACTGGAGGAGGAGCTCGCCCGTCGTCTCAGGGAACGGGAAGCCTTCCTGCGTGAACTCCAGCACCGTACGAAAAATCACCTCCAGATCATCGCCTCCTTCATCCACCTCTCCCTGGAGAAGGTGGAAGACCGTAGCTTCCGTCACATCCTCCACGACCTGGAGACCAGGGTACGGACCATGGCCCTGCTCCACCAGAAGCTCTACGAGTCGGGAGATCCCTCCCGCCTCGACCTGGATGCCTTCTTCAAGGAGCTCCTCCCCCTGCTCTCCGGTATCCTCCCCCGCTCGGTGAAGATCGACTACTCCGGAGAGTCGGTTTCCGTACTCCTCGACACGGCCGTACCCCTGGGACTCGCGGTCCACGAGCTCGTCCTCAACGCGGCCAGACACGCATTCGGCCCGGAGGGCGGTACCATCCGCATCACGCTCTCCAAGGAAGGGGAGGGGCTCCGCCTCACGGTGGCGGACTCGGGCAAGGGACCCTCCGAAGGGTTCTCCCCGTCCATGGAGGGGGGACTCGGCCTCATCACGGTCCACGAGCTCATCCGGAACCAGCTCAGAGGTTCCATCGAGTGGCACGGCCCCCCCGGCCTCACCTGGGAGATCCACGTCCCCAGGGAGATCTACCATCCCCGGGTCTAGCCCGTCTCCTGCCGGGTTTCCCTCTGATATTTCTGTGGACGAACGGGGGGTCTCCCGCTATAATGGGGCCGGAGGCATGCGGTGAAGATCCTTCTCGTGGACGACGAAGAGGTGTTCGTGCGGCTCGTGGAGACCATGCTGGAGGGACAACCGGACACCCTCCTCTGGGCGCCCGATACGGAAGCGGCGCGTCGCATCCTCGCGGAAGAACACATCGACGTGGCACTCATCGACATCGTCCTGGGCGAGGAGGACGGCCTGACCCTCCTCCCGGTCCTCAAGGAACACCACCCCCTCACCATCCCCGTGGTGGTGAGCGGTCATGCGAGCATGGAATCGGCCATCCGCGCCCTTCAGCAGGGAGCCTACGACTACCTCCCCAAACCCATAAGCAGGCCGGAACTCCTCAACCTGCTCTCCCGGTGCAGGGAGAAGCTCTTCCTCCAGGAGGAACGCGAGCGCGCGACGAGAGTGCTCCTCCAGATGCAGAAACTCGAGGCCGTGGGTCGGGTGACGGCCACCATCGCCCACGATTTCAACAATGTCCTCACTGCGATCATAGGGAACACCGAGCTCCTCCTCGAGAGTCTCAGGGAGCACGGGGCTCGCCAGGACATCGAGGATGCCCAGGAGATCCTCGCAGCCGCACGACGGGGGAAGGACCTCACCCGGCACATCCTGGCTTTCTCAAGCCGGAGCATGGTGATAGAGGGCGCCACACTCGTGGATCAGGCCCTCGCCTCCCGGGAGGACATCTGGCGGCGGCTCCTTGCGCCCGAGGCGGAGCTCGTCCTCTCCCTCTCGGCGCCGGATGTGTCCGTGGGGATGAGCCCCTCGCACATTGAGCACATCGTCACCAACCTCCTGCTCAACGCCAAGGAGGCGGTGGCCGAGGCGGGCCGGGGGAAGGACCGGGTGATACTCTCCACCGCCGTGGTGGAGGGGGCTCTCCCCGAACATCTGACCCCCCTCCTTCCCGTGGGCACCCCGTACGTGAGGATAGGGGTGGAAGACCACGGCGTGGGGATGGACGAGGAGACCCTCGCACGTGCGCCGGAACCCTTCTTCACCACCAGGAAGGCGAGGCAGGCCTCGGGCACCGGGCTCTCGGTGGTCTTCCACCTGGTCAAGGGGGCCCGGGGCGTGGTGGACATCGCCTCGACGCCGGGGGAAGGCACCCGGGTCGATGTCTACCTGCCCGTGAAACACGAGGCCTCATGAGCATCCACGTGGTGCTCCACGAGCCCGAGATCCCCCAGAACACAGGGAACATCGCCCGTACCTGCGCGGCCACGGGGGCCGTCCTCCACCTCATAGAGCCGCTCGGCTTCTCGCTCGAAGACCGATACCTCCGTCGGGCAGGGCTCGACTACTGGCCCATGGTGGATCTGCGCCTCCATTCCTCGTGGGATGCCTTCCTGGAGGAGGAACGCCCTTCTTCGCTCTTCCTCCTCTCCACCAGGGGGACGAGGTCGTACCACACCTGCTCATTTCCGGACGAGACATACCTCGTTTTCGGCAAGGAGACCGCGGGTCTTCCTCCCCGCATCCTCGAGGCCTTTCCCGACCGGGTGGTCAGGATCCCCATGCGAGCCGGGGCGCGGTCATTGAATCTTTCGAACGCCGTTGCTATCCTTGTATACGAGGCTCTCAGGGTCCAGGGGTTTCCCGGCCTCGTATAGAGCGGCCTCATCTCACATGAGGAGGCACCATGGAGATACGGACCGTGGGGTGTGTGGGTTTCGGCATGATGGGAGAGACACTCGTGAAGGGGATACGCAGGGCCTTCCCGGACGTGCAGTTCATGGTGGTGGAGAAGGTGAGGGAGCGGGTGCAGAGGGCATGCGAGGAGTACGGCGCGGAGGATACGACGGCGACCCCCGCGCGGGTCTTCACCGAGGCGGACCTCGTGATCCTGGCCGTAAAGCCCCAGGACAGAGACGCCCTGAAGGGCATGGCGCCGCCCGAGACGCGGGCCGTGCTCTTCTCGATCATCGCAGGTACGCCCATACGTTTCTTCGAAGAAACCTTCGGGACCCGGGAGATCGTGCGGGTCATGCCCAACATCGCGGCCATGGTCCGGAAGGCCCCCATGGGGATGAGTTTCCACCCCCTCGCATCCGAGGAAACCCGCACACGGGCCCTCGCCGTGGCGCGTGCGGTGGGCACGCCGTTCGAGATACCGGAACGCCTCATGCCGGCCTTCACCGGACTCTCGGGATCGGGAATCGCCTACGTGCTCTCGTTCCTCCACGGCATGGCCCTGGCCGGGACCATGGCGGGTATACCGTACACCGAGTCGCTCCGGATCGTGGAGGCCCTGGTGGAAGGCACGGTGGCCCTGCGGAGGGAGACGGATCGCCACCCCGAGGAGATGCTCACCTGGGTGACCTCGCCCGCAGGGACCACCATCCAGGGCGTGCACGCACTCGAGGGAGGGGCGTTCAAGGCCCTTCTCATGGATGCGGTGAAGCGGGCGGCCGATCGGGCCCAGGAGTTCGAGGGCTAGACTGCTTCGTGCTCTTCGCCACGCTGCACGAACGTCATCTCACAGGGAAAGGAGCGGATGATGCTTGATCTCAGGTTCGTGAAGGAACACGTGGACCTGGTGAAGGAGAACGTGAGGAACAGGTTCATGGAGGTGGATGTGGAGGGGGTGGTGGCCCTCTACGACAGGCGCAACGACCTCAAGGCACGGGTGGACGAACTCCGGGCGCGGCGCAACGAGCACGCCCGCCTCATGAAGAGCGCCTCGCCCGAGGAGCGGCCTGCCCTGGTGGAGGAGGGACGGCGTCTCAAGGAGGAGATCGCCCGGCTAGAGGGCGAGCTCGCCGCGGTGGAGGAAGAACTCCGCCGTGAGGCGCTCCGCATACCCAACCTGAGCCACCCCGAGGCCCCGGTGGGCAAGGAGGAGAAAGACAACCTGGAGATCAGGCGCTGGGGAGAGGTCCCCTCGTTCGACTTCGAACCGAGGGATCACCTCGAGCTCGGACGCCTGCTCGACATCGTGGACTTCGATCGGGCCGCAAAGGTGAGCGGGGCGAAGTTCTACTACCTCAAGAACGAGGGTACCCTCCTGGAGCTGGCCCTGATACGCTACGCGCTCGACGTGCTCAGGGAGAAGGGGTTCGACCTCTTCACCACACCCGACCTCGCGAGGGAATCCATCGTGGAGGGGATAGGGTTCCAGCCCCGGGGAGCCGAGAGCAACATCTACACCGTGGAGGAGACCGACCTCTGCCTGGTGGGGACCGCGGAGATCACCCTGGGGGGAATGTACGCGGACGAGATCATCCCGGGGCAGGCCCTCCCCTTGAGGTTCGCGGGGCTCTCCCACTGCTTCAGAAAGGAGGCGGGGGCCGCCGGACAGTATTCGAAGGGACTCTACCGGGTGCACCAGTTCACCAAGGTGGAGATGTTCGTCTACTGCCGACCCGAGGAGTCCGAGGGGATGCACCGGGAACTCCTCGCGATCGAGGAGGAGATCCACGCGGGCCTGGGGATACCCTACCGGGTGGTGGACACGTGCACCGGAGACCTCGGTGCGCCAGCCTACCGCAAGTTCGACCTCGAGGCCTGGATGCCGGGCCGGGAGGGATGGGGTGAGATCACGAGCACGTCCAACTGCACCGACTACCAGGCCCGCAGGCTCGGGGTGCGGTTCAAGGAGGCCGAGGGCGGGAAGCCCAGGTTCGTACACATGCTCAACGGAACGGCGCTCGCCGTCCCCAGGGTGATCATCGCGATCCTGGAGAACTTCCAGGAACGGGACGGGTCGGTGCGTATCCCGGAGGCCCTCGTGCCTTATACCGGTTTCGACGTGATACGTCCGAAGGCAGGGAGCTGAGGCGGCCCCGGGGGAGAGGAGGACATGGACGAGCGACAGGACGGGACGATCATCGTGGCCGAGGTGGGCACGGGTCACCACGGGGAGAAGGAGAGGGCCGAAGAGCTCATCGAGGCGGCACGGGAGGCGGGCGCCGACTGGGTGAAGACGCAGGTGGTGTGGGCGGAGGAGATCCTTCACCCGCGATGTGGGGTGGTACCCTTGCCCGGCGGTCCCGTGTCGCTCTACGAGCGGTTCCGGAGCCTCGAGGTGCCGGAGGAGTTCTACGAGTGGTTCGCCGCCCGGGCGCTCGAGGCAGGGATGCGGCCGCTCTTCTCGGTGTTCGGGATGCGGAGCGCGGCCCTCATGGGGAGGCTTCTCGCCGTCTTCGGCGGGGAGATCCCTGCGGTGAAGATCGCCTCGCCCGAGCTCGTGTACGTGCAGCTTCTTGATGCGGTCCGGCGTCTGGGGATGCCGGTGGTCCTCTCGTCCGGGGTGTCCCTGTTGGGCGACATCGAGACGTCGATCGGGGTGCTGCGCGGGGAGGGCTGGATGGTGCCGGGGTGGGGGCGTGTGGAGGGGGATGGGAAGGGGGTACCGGTCACCTTGCTCCACTGCGTGACGGCGTATCCCGCACCCGAGGAGGACTACAACCTGCGGGTCCTGCCCCTGCTCGCAGGGCTCTTCGGCGTGCCGGTGGGGGTCTCGGACCACAGCAGGGATCCGGAACTGATACCGGCGACGGCGGTGGCGTTGGGTGCGCGGATGATCGAGAAGCACCTGTGCCTCTCCCACGAGGGGGGGGGGCTCGATGATCCGGTGGCGCTCGAGCCCGATGAGTTCGCACGGATGGTTGGGGCGGTGCGGGCGGTGGAGGGAGCGGGGGAGGAGGGGCTCAGGGTGGTGCGCGAGGCGTACGGGGCGCGCGTGGAGGGGGTGCTGGGGAGCGGAGAGAAGCGGCTCGCGCCGGCGGAGCGAGGCAACTACGGCAGGTCGAACCGGTCGATCCACGTGCGCCGCACCGTGAAGGCAGGGAGCGTGCTGCGAGAGGAGGACCTCGTGGTGGTACGGACCGAGAAGATGTTGCGGCCCGGTCTGCCGCCGGTGTTCCTGCCGGTGGTGGTGGGCAGACGTGTGGCGCGTGAGGTGGAGGAGGGGGAGGGGCTGCGGTGGGAGGATCTCCTCCCCTGATACGGCCATCGAGGCTTCCGTTCTTTCCTTTTCCACGTTATAGTAGGGATAAAGGAGGCCTCTCCATGCGGTCCCGAATACTGCCTCTCATCTTTCTCGTGCCCTTCTGTGTAGGGATATCCTCCCTCCAGGCCGAACCGAACATCCTCTTCATCCATTCCTACGATCCGAGCTACCAGTGGACCATGGATATCGACCGGGGAGTGAGGGAAGAGATCTCCTCCCGACATCCCGAGGTCACCATCTACACCGAGTTCTACGACTCCAAACATTTCGCACCGGAGGATCTCGAGCAACCTTTTCTCTCCTACCTCCTCTCCAAGTATGTAGGGATCGAGTTTTCAGCGGTCCTCGCCTCCGACGACAACGCCCTCAGGTTCGTGCTCTCCCACAGGGCCGAGCTCTTCCCCTATCGACCCGACATCCCCGTACTCTTCTGCGGGATCAACGACGTGGAGTCCTACGATCTCGCCTCACATCCCAATGTGGCCGGCGTGGCCGAACGCATAGACATCCGTGGTACCCTCGACCTCATGCTCCGCCTCCATCCCGACCTCTCGCTGGTAGCGGTCATCGTCGACGATACCATCACGGGAAGGATCAACAAGGAACTCTTTCTCCAGGCTATCCCTCCCTACGAGAACAGGCTCTCCTTCCTCATCATGGAGAACCGTACCATGGACGAACTCCTCGATGACGTGAGAGACCTCCCCGAACACAGTGCGCTCCTCTACCTCACCTTCGTCCGCGACCGCGAGGGGACCCCCTTCACCCCGCTCCAGAGCCTCTCGCTCATCTCGGACGTCTCCTCACGACCCGTCTACACCTGCTGGGACTTCTTCATGGTGGGGGACAAGGTGGTGGGCGGCATGGTGCAACGTGGAGCGCTCCAGGGCAGGGAACTCGCCCTCCTCCTCTCCCGGCTCCTCGAGGGAGAGGATCCCGCCTCCCTGGGTGTGGTGGAGAGGCCGCTCGTGGCGCCCCTCTTCCGATTCGAGGCCCTGCAGATCTTCGGAATCCCACTCGCCCTCCTGCCTCAGGATGCAGAGGTCGAGGGGCTCCCGGAATCCGTACAGTACCGGTTCCCGGGATTCTTCTGGAGCGCCATCCTCCTTGGAGTGATCCTCCTCTCCCTCCTCGGCCTCATCCTCTTCCTCTTCATACGCCAACGCAGGACCGAACGTCTCTTCCGCTCCCTCTTCCAGTGCCTTCCCGACGGCGCCCTTCTCTACGATACACGCGGCAACATACTGATCCACAACAGGGCCGCCGAGCAAATCTTCGAGCGATCCGAGCTCGACATCAAGAAACACGGCCTCGCAGGTCTCCTCGGCCTCTCCCGGAGTGAGGTCGCAGCGCTTCTCTCCCGCCAACGAGAGGAGACCCTCTACACGATGCAGAGAGAGATCACCGGGAAGGACGGGCCGAAATTCGTGGAAATCGTCTCGCTTCCCGTGGCGTTCCACGGAACCCCGGCGGTGCTCGCCATCGTACGCGACATGACCGACTGGCGTAATACGCACCAGCAACTCGAACGTTCGATCAGAGAGAAGGAGATCCTCCTCAAGGAGGTGCACCACAGGGTGAAGAACAACCTCCAGATCATGCGGAGCCTGATCCAGCTTCAGAAGACCAAGGATCTCCCGATCGAAGCCGTCCGTGAGCTCTCCCAGACCCAGAGCAGGCTCTCTGCACTCGCAGCACTCCACGAACTCCTCCACAGGGCCGACGGGTCCGAGCGCATCCGGGTGGATATCTACCTCTCCACCATCGCCTCGCAAATCGCCTCTTCGCTTCTCGAAGGGCAGATCCCCATCGAATGGAAGATCTCGGCCGCGGGCATGGAACTCCCGCCCGACACCGTCATCCCCCTGGGGCTCATCCTCAACGAGCTCATCACCAACAGCATCAAGTACGCCGCTCCGGCGGGAGCACCTCTCGAGATAGAGATCCTCCTCTCCGGGGAGGAAGGCGGCTATACCCTCGTCTACACCGATCCTGGCCCGAACTTCGACTTCGAGAGGCTCCTGGCGGAGAAGAACTCACTCGGCTTTCAATTGGTAAGAGAACTCGCCAGACAGCTCCGTGGAGACATCGCCTATCGCCACGAGGATGGGAAGAATGTCTTCACCCTCACGTTCAGGGGCTAGAGACATTCGGGGAAACACCGCTCGAAGACCTCCCTCAGTGCACCTCCTCCTCCCGGGGCTCCGGTGACGACGGAGGCGACCTCCTTCACCTCCCTCCTCGCGTTCGCCACCGCCACCCCGGTCCCCGCCCATCGTACCATCTCCACATCGTTGCCGCTGTCCCCCATCGCCACCACCCGTTCACGGGGCACCCCGTACCGCTCGGCCACCCATGCGAGCGCCATCCCTTTGTCCACCTCGGGATGTACCACCTCGAGGTACTGGGGCTTGGAGAAGAAAAGGGAGAGCCTGTCGCCGAAGAGCCTGTGGGCCTCGGGGTAGTGTTCCTCGAGACGGACGGGATCATCGTGGAGGAGCACCTTCGGAGGATCGAACGAAAGGAACCTGGAGAGCGGACCCACCACGCGGTAAGGGATACCCACGTTCCGTGCGTAGCGTTCGGCCCGATCATCCTCTGAGGGGACGTAGAAATACTTCTCGTCATAGGTCTGCGCGAAGAGGTCGTGACGTTCCGCCCATTCCAGGAACCCGCAGGCATAGGCGCGGGGGACGCTTCGGGAGAAGAGGACTGCTCCCGTACCCGAGAGGCCCACAAGGGCGCCGTTGAAGGCGATGAAGGGAAAGGAGGCCTCCGGCCAGAACTCCTCGACCACCCGCCTCACCGAGGCGAACGGCCGGCCCGAGGCTACCACGGGGAGGATACCGCACCGCACGGCCCGCCGGAGGAGATGGAGATCCTCTTCGGGCAGTACGCCGTCCCCCGAAAGGAGGGTATCGTCGAGATCACAGGCGAGAAGGGATTTCCAGCGCACCTCACCACCTGTCCCAGTGAACGTACTCTTCCCTGTAACGGGTCCGAGGTTCCTTCTCCTCCGCAGGATACCCCAAGGCGATGCAGGCCACAGGGACGATGTGGCCCGGGAGGGAGAACACTTCCCGCAGGTAGTCCATCCGCTCCTTCCTGGGATACACCCCCAACCAGCAGGCACCGAGCCCCAGACCCGAGGCTGCGAGCAGGACGTTCTCTATAGCCGCGGCGCAGTCCAGCACCAAATATCCCTCCATCCCGGCATGGGCTGCCTGCAGATCCCCGCATACCGCGATCCCGAGCGGGGCCTCGGCCAAGAAGCTCCCATTGGGAAGCCCCTCGGAGACCCGCGTCCTCACCTCCTCGTCCCGCATCACGATGAAGCGCCAGGGATCCTTCGCAACGGCCGAAGGGGCCGCCATGGCGGCCTTGAGGAGGAGCCGTATGGTCTCCAGCGGCACCTCGTCGGGGCGGTACCTCCGCACGCTCCTTCGGGAGAGTATCCAGTGGATCACATCATCTTTGGGTTCCATACCTTCATACTAGCAGCTTCGGCACGACGTGTCAGTACTCTTGCGCACGTTCACATCGACAGGTAGTATCGTGCACGGGAGGAAGGATGGAACGCGTTACCATTGCGCACGTGAGCGATCCTCACATAAGCCTCACGGAGGAGATGCCGTACGGGGTGGATGTGAAGAAAAACTTCCTCGACGTGCTCGACCACGTCCATGCCACAGGATGCGACCTCATCGTGGTCACCGGAGACCTCTGCTTCAGGGACGCCTCTGCCCGGGTGTACCACTGGGTGAGAGAGGCCCTGGAACGTCCGGGGCACAGGTTCCTCGTGCTCGCGGGCAATCACGACGACCCGCGCATCCTCGAATCGGTCTTTCCCCTCACCGCCCCCGACCTCGCGCGCGGCCCCGGCTACTCCTGGTGGATCCGGATCGGGGGATGGGAGATCGGCGGTCTCGACACCTCGGAGGGCCGAATCACGTCTGAGGTGGCCGCCTGGTATCTCACACATCGAGAGCGATCCCCCTCCTCCATCCTCTTCACCCACTACCCGCCCTTCCCCTGCGGCGTACCCCACATGGACAGGAACTACGCCCTCGCCAACCCCCGGGAGGCGATCGGGATCCTCGGTGAAGGCGCCCTCGTCTTCTGCGGGCACTACCACAACGATCGCGTGGTCGTCAGGGAGGGCATCACCGCCTTCCTCACCCCCTCCACGTTCTTCCAGATCGACCCCCACAGCGAGGATCTCGTCGCCGTGCACACGAGAGGGTGGCGCGAGATCGTCCTCACCCTGGAAGGGATCCAGACCACCGTCCACTGGGTGTGATGAGCCCACACACCCGTTCCCGGAATGTACGGGTATCCCTCGAGGGCACGAGCGCCCCCATCCCCGACACCCGCCCCACCACCCCCTCAGCCCACCTCCGCCGCACCAGGTAGCCCAGCACAAGCAGCGTATCCACCGCCTCCTCCACATCGCCCCACCACCACCCCCTGCACACCCCCTCTCCCAGCGCCCGCACCACCTCCCCCCTCTCCCGCCACCCCCGCCACCCCACCGCCTCCCACACCCCCTCCCTCGGCCTCTCAGCCACCCACTCCCACCCCCCAATCCCCTCAACCCGCCCCCGCACCCCCCCCACAAGTCCCCTCCCCCCCGCCAACACCCACACCTCCTCCCACCGCTCCCCCCTCCCCGGCATCATCCCCTCTCCGAACCCCACACACACGAGCCGCCCTCCACCCCTCCCCACCCGCACCTCCCTCCCCCGCCATCGCACCCCCTCCCGCAGCACCCGCACCTCCACCCCCAACCGCCGCGCCTCCACCCCACTCCCACACCGCACCACCCACCCCCCCTCACCCATCCGTTCCCTCACCCACCTCCCACACGACCACACCGGCACCACCCGCACCGTACCCACCACAGGTCCTCCCTTCAAACTACTCCTCGTCGAACAACGCCACCCGGTAGGCGCTCTTCACGAAGAGCACCGGGGGAAGCTCGTCGAACCGTGCGATCTGTCGATCGAACTCGCGCCTATCGAGCGAGAACACCCGTGCGAGCCCCGAAGCCCGCTGGCCCGGCATCCCCATGAGCACGAGAGAGGCATCTCTCGAGTGCTCCTCCACCACCTCGTCGAACGGCCGCTCGTCCGGATCGAGGACCAGCACCTCCCCCTCCAGCCGCGCCACATCCAGCAACGACCGCAGCTCGGCCTCCTCCCTCACCCGCTCCATCCGCTCCTCGAGCACCCGTATGAGCCGGATCCGCTTCCGGGGAAGCCCCCTCTCTGCATCCGTCTCCCGTATGATGTAGGCGAGCAGCGCCATGAGGTTGCCGTTCTCCTGCCCCTTCCACCACACATCGATCCT includes these proteins:
- a CDS encoding nitroreductase family protein, with product MEPKDDVIHWILSRRSVRRYRPDEVPLETIRLLLKAAMAAPSAVAKDPWRFIVMRDEEVRTRVSEGLPNGSFLAEAPLGIAVCGDLQAAHAGMEGYLVLDCAAAIENVLLAASGLGLGACWLGVYPRKERMDYLREVFSLPGHIVPVACIALGYPAEEKEPRTRYREEYVHWDRW
- a CDS encoding histidine kinase dimerization/phosphoacceptor domain -containing protein; the encoded protein is MRSRILPLIFLVPFCVGISSLQAEPNILFIHSYDPSYQWTMDIDRGVREEISSRHPEVTIYTEFYDSKHFAPEDLEQPFLSYLLSKYVGIEFSAVLASDDNALRFVLSHRAELFPYRPDIPVLFCGINDVESYDLASHPNVAGVAERIDIRGTLDLMLRLHPDLSLVAVIVDDTITGRINKELFLQAIPPYENRLSFLIMENRTMDELLDDVRDLPEHSALLYLTFVRDREGTPFTPLQSLSLISDVSSRPVYTCWDFFMVGDKVVGGMVQRGALQGRELALLLSRLLEGEDPASLGVVERPLVAPLFRFEALQIFGIPLALLPQDAEVEGLPESVQYRFPGFFWSAILLGVILLSLLGLILFLFIRQRRTERLFRSLFQCLPDGALLYDTRGNILIHNRAAEQIFERSELDIKKHGLAGLLGLSRSEVAALLSRQREETLYTMQREITGKDGPKFVEIVSLPVAFHGTPAVLAIVRDMTDWRNTHQQLERSIREKEILLKEVHHRVKNNLQIMRSLIQLQKTKDLPIEAVRELSQTQSRLSALAALHELLHRADGSERIRVDIYLSTIASQIASSLLEGQIPIEWKISAAGMELPPDTVIPLGLILNELITNSIKYAAPAGAPLEIEILLSGEEGGYTLVYTDPGPNFDFERLLAEKNSLGFQLVRELARQLRGDIAYRHEDGKNVFTLTFRG
- a CDS encoding metallophosphoesterase family protein; the encoded protein is MERVTIAHVSDPHISLTEEMPYGVDVKKNFLDVLDHVHATGCDLIVVTGDLCFRDASARVYHWVREALERPGHRFLVLAGNHDDPRILESVFPLTAPDLARGPGYSWWIRIGGWEIGGLDTSEGRITSEVAAWYLTHRERSPSSILFTHYPPFPCGVPHMDRNYALANPREAIGILGEGALVFCGHYHNDRVVVREGITAFLTPSTFFQIDPHSEDLVAVHTRGWREIVLTLEGIQTTVHWV
- a CDS encoding Cof-type HAD-IIB family hydrolase, with the protein product MRWKSLLACDLDDTLLSGDGVLPEEDLHLLRRAVRCGILPVVASGRPFASVRRVVEEFWPEASFPFIAFNGALVGLSGTGAVLFSRSVPRAYACGFLEWAERHDLFAQTYDEKYFYVPSEDDRAERYARNVGIPYRVVGPLSRFLSFDPPKVLLHDDPVRLEEHYPEAHRLFGDRLSLFFSKPQYLEVVHPEVDKGMALAWVAERYGVPRERVVAMGDSGNDVEMVRWAGTGVAVANARREVKEVASVVTGAPGGGGALREVFERCFPECL